In Coregonus clupeaformis isolate EN_2021a chromosome 7, ASM2061545v1, whole genome shotgun sequence, one genomic interval encodes:
- the LOC121569722 gene encoding uncharacterized protein LOC121569722 has translation MSACMMDTNPNVLGLEDQHRTASSSSSGCRETSQAAVTSGSRVSGEQHPQKPSKQRSQQGFSVLQKLSAEERRITNECLHGVISLEDLSHASDGIIDWVVTVTTEVLLPAISLCKALRSRSSSSTKQDPQRRSPSEASLLQAPSISTSSSTPPHSGASPVRLRIIPKMSSFLTGQGDATGRLLGGRALGSLLGGEVRTDAELEHMASRVVAVVLQGVWTMTSVDTSDPEMGALLSGILKNIPMVLNPAVAADRESSDSQSPLETVDIGQRINPGVFLSDEHISRICSDTVTSAYSNTRFSVLEDKSLGFTDDRTLAPPSPLCQKSQCCLTAGEETGRAPSLSEQHSTTSLQGRQSCSSHCSQTSGQSAASLSGSQSPDELLTPEVKQRIIMAVEEIITEGGEDEASGSTELCEAVSPGSRRFTPTTSLAASNIVSVVLHGLKDTIGAVQSKEVTRSELEKTISQSLVNSVMVILKSRLMLDAQVPVVQGDNSTLKTSEQIPHGTMETPELIPSVTMETSELIPDRTIEPPGCSSDIAVDKNHISLQGDEDMAYEASITATSIFSSIVDLVNPIKDRRSTSSRGGSQYQCPMRAFLDSKDLAGFLRSPNLRRFSEQLISHVVRLILESKMAKTTSVRTCFSDTTVTNLSGGLDLSTEFCTELLYRFAEGAVKNLLETFLSVPHSPPVESFMEDYSCMEERNWVVSPTLSSARSACLESDDDSTITQESGEVGVVKPSSRKTINDLLSDMFIDRVGELLLEGCDDDEVEQTAAIVEERLQEACDDDEVERTSNNNCMMPDMMSETLSKYSLEAELDECRAESVDSAETEHSTSSFWQSNPSQASFKAEASLDASWLASLEAMVDLSSANNAALTADCQNMAVTQSSTGAAGHKGWRCIPCCQTAEGTPIEPEVPKTLSKTAKFQNKSQKKSSKPRKGNNFNNSVAPLPVSAAAEKHKKPSFGSRLSAAFARLFCGCCGSKKKIRQ, from the exons ATGA GTGCGTGTATGATGGATACAAACCCTAACGTGTTAGGGCTGGAGGACCAGCATAGAACT GCTTCCTCCAGTTCCTCTGGCTGTAGGGAGACAAGTCAGGCTGCAGTGACCTCAGGATCCAGAGTCAGTGGAGAGCAGCATCCTCAGAAACCCAGCAAACAGCGCTCCCAACAGGGCTTCAGTGTACTACAGAAACTGTCTGCTGA AGAACGGAGGATCACGAATGAATGTCTACATGGTGTG ATTAGTTTGGAGGACCTGAGTCACGCATCGGATGGCATCATCGACTGGGTGGTGACCGTCACCACTGAAGTTCTCCTCCCTGCCATCTCCCTGTGCAAAGCTCTGAGAAGCAGATCCTCCTCCAGCACTAAACAGGATCCACAGAGAAGGTCCCCATCAGAGGCCTCGCTGCTACAGGCCCCAtcaatatcaacatcatcatcaacacCTCCACACTCTGGTGCCTCCCCAGTGAGACTGAGAATCATCCCCAAAATGTCCAGCTTCCTTACAGGCCAGGGTGACGCTACTGGTCGCCTTCTGGGGGGGCGGGCCCTTGGATCCCTgttaggtggagaggtgaggacgGATGCTGAGTTAGAACACATGGCCAGCAGGGTGGTGGCTGTGGTTCTACAAGGGGTCTGGACTATGACATCAGTAGACACTAGCGACCCTGAGATGGGGGCTCTTCTCTCAGGCATTCTCAAGAACATCCCCATGGTGTTGAATCCTGCTGTAGCTGCAGATAGAGAAAGCTCTGACAGTCAGAGTCCCTTGGAGACAGTTGACATTGGGCAGAGAATCAACCCAGGGGTTTTCCTCTCAGACGAGCACATCAGCCGTATTTGCTCAGACACGGTGACCAGCGCGTACAGCAACACCAGGTTCTCTGTATTGGAGGACAAGTCTCTAGGCTTCACTGATGACAGAACCCTGGCTCCTCCATCACCGCTTTGTCAGAAGTCCCAGTGTTGCCTGACTGCTGGGGAAGAGACAGGCagggctccctctctctctgagcagCACAGCACCACCTCCCTACAGGGAAGACAGTCATGTTCCTCACACTGCAGCCAGACATCAGGGCAGAGTGCTGCCTCCCTCTCTGGTAGTCAGAGTCCAGACGAGCTCCTCACCCCTGAGGTGAAGCAGAGGATTATCATGGCTGTGGAGGAGATCATCACAGAGGGCGGTGAGGACGAAGCCTCTGGATCCACAGAGCTGTGTGAAGCTGTGTCACCAGGCTCTCGCCGCTTCACTCCCACTACCAGCCTGGCAGCCAGCAACATTGTGTCTGTTGTTCTGCACGGCCTAAAGGACACCATCGGTGCGGTTCAGTCCAAAGAGGTCACCAGGTCAGAGTTGGAAAAGACAATCAGCCAAAGCCTGGTCAACTCTGTGATGGTGATCCTGAAGAGTCGGTTGATGCTGGATGCTCAGGTTCCTGTGGTGCAGGGGGACAACTCCACCCTGAAGACCTCAGAGCAGATCCCACATGGAACCATGGAGACCCCAGAGCTGATCCCATCTGTAACCATGGAGACCTCAGAGCTGATCCCAGACAGAACCATAGAGCCTCCAGGATGTTCCTCAGACATAGCTGTGGATAAGAACCACATCTCCCTCCAAGGTGATGAGGACATGGCTTATGAGGCCAGCATCACCGCCACCTCTATCTTCTCCTCCATCGTGGATCTGGTGAATCCCATAAAGGACAGAAGGTCCACCTCATCCAGGGGAGGCTCTCAGTATCAGTGCCCCATGCGTGCCTTCCTGGACTCCAAGGACCTAGCAGGGTTCCTTCGCAGCCCTAACCTCCGCCGCTTCTCTGAGCAACTGATCTCGCACGTGGTGCGACTGATCCTGGAGTCCAAAATGGCGAAGACGACGTCAGTGAGAACGTGTTTCTCAGACACGACAGTCACCAACCTGAGTGGAGGCCTTGACCTGTCCACAGAGTTCTGTACTGAGCTCCTCTACAGATTTGCGGAGGGGGCGGTCAAGAACCTTCTGGAGACTTTCCTGAGTGTTCCACACAGCCCTCCTGTGGAATCCTTCATGGAGGATTACAGCTGCATGGAAGAGAGGAACTGGGTggtctctcccaccctctctagtGCCAGGAGTGCATGCCTGGAGAGTGATGATGACTCCACAATCACACAAGAGTCAGGTGAAGTGGGCGTGGTCAAGCCCAGCTCTAGGAAAACCATCAATGATCTTCTATCTGACATGTTCATTGACAGAGTTGGAGAACTTCTCCTAGAGGGTTGTGATGATGATGAGGTTGAACAGACTGCTGCCATAGTTGAAGAACGTCTCCAAGAGGCATGTGATGATGATGAGGTTGAACGTACTTCAAACAACA ATTGCATGATGCCGGACATGATGTCAGAGACTTTGTCTAAGTATTCTCTTGAAGCTGAACTGGACGAGTGCAGAGCTGAATCAGTGGACTCAGCCGAGACAGAGCACAGCACCTCATCCTTCTGGCAGTCCAATCCCAGCCAGGCTTCCTTCAAGGCAGAAGCCTCATTAGATGCCTCCTGGCTGGCCTCACTGGAGGCGATGGTAGACCTCAGCTCTGCTAACAATGCTGCATTAACAGCTGACTGTCAGAACATGGCTGTGACTCAGAGCAGCACAGGGGCAGCTGGCCACAAAGGCTGGCGCTGCATCCCCTGCTGCCAGACTGCTGAGGGGACTCCCATTGAG CCTGAGGTGCCTAAAACTCTATCAAAGACAGCGAAGTTTCAGAACAAAAGCCAGAAGAAATCTTCCAAGCCTCGTAAAGGAAATAACTTCAATAATTCAGTGGCACCCCTGCCTG TTTCAGCTGCTGCAGAGAAACACAAGAAGCCCTCCTTTGGCTCCCGCTTGTCCGCTGCCTTCGCCAGGTTATTTTGTGGATGCTGTGGTAGCAAGAAGAAGATCAGACAGTAG